A genomic stretch from Malus domestica chromosome 15, GDT2T_hap1 includes:
- the LOC103455930 gene encoding F-box protein GID2-like, which yields MKRASSGDDSMAAASSADVKMKRIKVEEEEEEMVVDCVDQDELKGAGFSNLDDNLIFEVFKHVDARTLGVASCVSKQWHKTAEDERLWELICTRQWANIGCGNQQLRSVVLALGGFRRLHSLSIWPFSKPSSASSSSAPSSSSSGASSSASPWATAPVKPMPNPKPPTARWGKDEVNLSLSLLSIRFYEKMNYANRGR from the coding sequence ATGAAGAGAGCATCATCGGGGGACGATTCGATGGCGGCGGCGAGTTCGGCGGATGTCAAGATGAAGAGGATTAAggtggaggaagaggaggaggagatggTGGTTGACTGCGTTGACCAGGATGAGCTGAAAGGGGCGGGGTTTTCGAATCTGGACGACAATCTGATCTTCGAGGTGTTCAAGCACGTGGACGCGCGGACGTTGGGGGTGGCGTCGTGCGTGAGTAAGCAGTGGCACAAGACGGCGGAGGACGAGCGGCTCTGGGAGCTGATATGTACCAGGCAATGGGCTAACATCGGCTGCGGCAACCAGCAGCTGAGATCTGTGGTCCTCGCGCTTGGCGGATTCCGGCGGCTCCACTCCCTATCCATCTGGCCGTTCAGTAAGCCCTCCTCCGCCTCTTCCAGCTctgctccttcttcttcctcgtcgGGTGCGTCCTCCTCGGCTTCGCCTTGGGCGACGGCTCCGGTGAAGCCGATGCCGAATCCAAAGCCGCCAACCGCTCGTTGGGGAAAAGACGAGGTGAATCTGTCGCTCTCGCTTCTCTCGATTCGGTTTTATGAGAAGATGAACTACGCGAACAGGGGAAGATGA
- the LOC103424670 gene encoding protein MRG2-like, whose protein sequence is MSDIRWIGSFMFITLWDEWVGLDRLMKNTDENKKKHQYLNQKQGTDKNAKLIRTAHAKPKSYNASRGKKRKNDSVCKDKGAIPMEDLVLQMPQTLKKQLVDDCEFITHLGKLVKLPRTPNVDDIFKKYLDYRSKDSKKIEAQSVEEILKGLCCYFDKALPAMLLYKNERQQYEKAITDDVSPSSVYGAEHLLRLFVKLPELLLDANTEEETSKALQQKLVDFLKFLQTNQSAFFLSTYYVPDDIETSTNKPDV, encoded by the exons ATGTCCGATATAAGATGGATTGGGAGTTTTATGTTCATTACGCT TTGGGATGAGTGGGTAGGGTTGGATCGTCTGATGAAAAACACTGACGAGAATAAGAAGAAACACCAGTACCTCAACCAGAAACAAGGAACAGACAAGAATGCGAAGCTAATACGCACAGCGCATGCTAAACCAAAAAGTTATAATG CGTCTAGAGGGAAGAAGCGAAAGAATGACTCTGTCTGTAAG gacAAAGGTGCCATACCGATGGAAGATCTTGTCCTTCAAATGCCACAAACACTAAAGAAACAACTAGTTGATGATTGCGAATTTATTACTCATCTGGGCAAG CTTGTTAAACTTCCACGTACTCCAAATGTGgatgacatattcaagaagTATCTAGATTACAGATCAAAGGACAGTAA GAAGATTGAAGCTCAATCTGTTGAAGAAATCCTGAAAGGACTGTGTTGTTACTTTGACAAAGCACTACCGGCAATGCTTTTGTACAAAAATGAACGTCAGCAGTATGAGAAAGCAATCACAGATGATGTCTCTCCGTCATCTGTCTATGGTGCCGAGCATCTATTACGGCTCTTCG TTAAACTACCCGAGTTATTGTTGGATGCTAACACTGAAGAGGAGACGTCGAAAGCGTTGCAGCAAAAATTGGTCGACTTTCTCAA GTTCCTACAGACGAACCAGAGTGCGTTTTTCCTTTCTACCTATTATGTACCAGACGATATTGAAACCAGCACCAACAAACCAGATGTCTAA